The following coding sequences lie in one Vanacampus margaritifer isolate UIUO_Vmar chromosome 16, RoL_Vmar_1.0, whole genome shotgun sequence genomic window:
- the thap12a gene encoding THAP domain containing 12a isoform X2 — protein sequence MIKSGHDGAKRCKTWVEKCQREDLMDKSPEHLFRYYRLCGKHFETSDDSSEPVTVIKDDAIPTIFDDPSKLQNAQGKRSKEMDEDTAGGRKKIKNSQGEEDKEEATETTPKEDTYRDYLRSLFEALVLLGEQNIPVSRSSSIKQDTQINNFEALLEYRISCGDEEMKKYEANREGCSSLQLKQLIEVCERCIRSKVIEEVKENGFFSLITDDVVKILEEWYLPVFLRYVEDSNYQRERFVGFLPFDGDADVLAEKLLSEMINEWGLNMEQCRAQAHACSGTHLTKIKAFSAKVIEKYPLVMLTVRPTQALNITLANAMALSGVQIVMSTLTKIESFFKQSPLLRLELEHAISVIYPDKEEKVKELKEICCTSWTRRHDVFEVTLELLEALLLCVDSVHDNEDLRWSDQITYDALEISKALADYEFIMALVVLKNTMILIRAFGKNLEGEATDVYFAAGGVKAVLHSLKEVSDNIDVYHEFWTEEAVNLSATMEIPVELPRSLLRKRPSDLGSLQPENYYKEHLSLPVVNHMLKEVGELFSDDHIKALRCLSLVPFVVELNKDGNPEENMLVFKNDIPNPGSLTAEVHCWWVKWNKKGKGEILLTSLQETLQQADVKFFPNMLAVLRLLGVLPTLALEVNCDVAYKRFKMYMQNTPDSVKSKSLALLNINNDVGYDLDAMVEAYIKTHPGGDDAS from the exons ATGATCAAAAGTGGCCATGACGGAGCCAAAAG GTGTAAAACGTGGGTGGAAAAATGCCAGCGGGAAGACCTAATGGACAAATCACCAGAACATCTTTTCAGATACTACCGACTGTGTGGAAAGCATTTTGAAACTTCTGATGATAGT AGTGAGCCAGTTACAGTGATAAAGGATGACGCCATACCAACTATCTTTGATGATCCCAGCAAACTTCAAAATGCACAAGGAAAGCGCAGTAAAGAGAtg GATGAAGACACGGCTGGGGGAAGAAAAA AAATCAAAAACTCTCAAGGTGAAGAGGACAAGGAGGAGGCTACAGAGACCActccaaaagaagacacataCAGAGACTATCTCAGGTCTTTATTTGAAGCTCTTGTATTGTTAGGAGAGCAAAACATTCCCGTGAGCAGGTCCAGTAGTATTAAACAGGACACTcaaataaacaactttgaggcGTTGTTGGAATATCGCATAAGTTGCGGAGATGAGGAGATGAAGAAGTATGAGGCAAATCGAGAGGGCTGCTCATCACTTCAGCTTAAACAACTGATTGAAGTGTGCGAGAGATGCATCCGGAGTAAGGTAATTGAGGAAGTGAAAGAAAATGGCTTCTTCTCACTTATTACTGATGATGTGGTGAAGATTTTGGAGGAGTGGTACCTCCCCGTGTTCCTGCGCTATGTGGAGGACTCAAACTACCAGCGTGAGAGGTTTGTGGGCTTTTTGCCTTTTGATGGCGATGCAGATGTTTTGGCGGAGAAACTACTGTCTGAAATGATCAATGAATGGGGGTTGAACATGGAGCAGTGTCGAGCCCAAGCCCACGCATGCTCCGGAACACACTTAACTAAAATCAAAGCATTTTCTGCCAAAGTAATTGAGAAGTATCCGTTGGTCATGCTCACAGTTCGACCCACTCAAGCCTTGAATATAACACTGGCCAATGCCATGGCTTTGTCAGGGGTTCAGATTGTCATGTCGACCCTGACCAAAATCGAGTCTTTCTTCAAACAATCTCCTTTACTGCGTCTGGAGTTGGAGCACGCTATATCAGTGATTTATCCGGACAAAGAGGAGAAGGTCAAAGAGCTGAAAGAGATTTGTTGCACCAGTTGGACTAGACGACACGATGTATTCGAGGTGACGCTGGAGCTTCTTGAGGCTTTGCTTCTTTGCGTGGACAGCGTGCATGACAACGAAGACTTGCGATGGAGCGATCAGATCACATATGACGCCTTGGAGATCTCAAAAGCTCTGGCTGACTATGAGTTCATTATGGCCTTGGTTGTGCTGAAAAACACCATGATACTTATAAGGGCATTCGGGAAGAATCTTGAAGGGGAAGCGACAGATGTCTATTTTGCTGCTGGCGGCGTAAAAGCCGTGTTGCACTCGCTAAAGGAAGTGTCCGACAATATTGACGTATACCACGAGTTCTGGACCGAAGAGGCGGTGAACCTCTCTGCCACCATGGAGATCCCAGTAGAACTTCCTCGGTCGCTCTTGAGAAAGCGTCCGTCCGACTTGGGAAGCCTTCAGCCAGAGAATTACTACAAGGAGCACCTTTCTCTTCCCGTGGTGAACCATATGCTCAAAGAAGTCGGCGAACTCTTCAGCGATGACCACATAAAAGCACTAAGATGCTTGTCACTGGTCCCTTTTGTAGTAGAACTCAACAAGGATGGCAATCCTGAAGAAAACATGTTAGTGTTTAAAAACGACATTCCGAACCCAGGTTCCCTCACCGCTGAGGTGCATTGTTGGTGGgttaaatggaataaaaaagGGAAAGGAGAAATCTTGCTCACCAGTCTGCAGGAAACGCTGCAGCAGGCTGACGTGAAGTTCTTCCCTAACATGCTCGCAGTCCTGAGACTACTGGGCGTCCTGCCTACTTTGGCCCTGGAAGTCAATTGTGATGTGGCGTACAAGCGCTTCAAGATGTACATGCAAAACACCCCTGACTCAGTGAAATCAAAGAGCTTAGCTCTTCTGAACATAAACAATGACGTTGGGTATGATTTGGATGCAATGGTTGAAGCCTATATAAAGACACACCCCGGCGGTGATGATGCTTCATAG
- the thap12a gene encoding THAP domain containing 12a isoform X1, with amino-acid sequence MQNQCAAPNCTSLKSDSYSLFRFPLDAERCKTWVEKCQREDLMDKSPEHLFRYYRLCGKHFETSDDSSEPVTVIKDDAIPTIFDDPSKLQNAQGKRSKEMDEDTAGGRKKIKNSQGEEDKEEATETTPKEDTYRDYLRSLFEALVLLGEQNIPVSRSSSIKQDTQINNFEALLEYRISCGDEEMKKYEANREGCSSLQLKQLIEVCERCIRSKVIEEVKENGFFSLITDDVVKILEEWYLPVFLRYVEDSNYQRERFVGFLPFDGDADVLAEKLLSEMINEWGLNMEQCRAQAHACSGTHLTKIKAFSAKVIEKYPLVMLTVRPTQALNITLANAMALSGVQIVMSTLTKIESFFKQSPLLRLELEHAISVIYPDKEEKVKELKEICCTSWTRRHDVFEVTLELLEALLLCVDSVHDNEDLRWSDQITYDALEISKALADYEFIMALVVLKNTMILIRAFGKNLEGEATDVYFAAGGVKAVLHSLKEVSDNIDVYHEFWTEEAVNLSATMEIPVELPRSLLRKRPSDLGSLQPENYYKEHLSLPVVNHMLKEVGELFSDDHIKALRCLSLVPFVVELNKDGNPEENMLVFKNDIPNPGSLTAEVHCWWVKWNKKGKGEILLTSLQETLQQADVKFFPNMLAVLRLLGVLPTLALEVNCDVAYKRFKMYMQNTPDSVKSKSLALLNINNDVGYDLDAMVEAYIKTHPGGDDAS; translated from the exons ATGCAGAATCAATGTGCCGCTCCTAACTGTACTAGTCTAAAATCGGACTCGTATTCACTCTTCAGGTTTCCGCTTGATGCAGAAAG GTGTAAAACGTGGGTGGAAAAATGCCAGCGGGAAGACCTAATGGACAAATCACCAGAACATCTTTTCAGATACTACCGACTGTGTGGAAAGCATTTTGAAACTTCTGATGATAGT AGTGAGCCAGTTACAGTGATAAAGGATGACGCCATACCAACTATCTTTGATGATCCCAGCAAACTTCAAAATGCACAAGGAAAGCGCAGTAAAGAGAtg GATGAAGACACGGCTGGGGGAAGAAAAA AAATCAAAAACTCTCAAGGTGAAGAGGACAAGGAGGAGGCTACAGAGACCActccaaaagaagacacataCAGAGACTATCTCAGGTCTTTATTTGAAGCTCTTGTATTGTTAGGAGAGCAAAACATTCCCGTGAGCAGGTCCAGTAGTATTAAACAGGACACTcaaataaacaactttgaggcGTTGTTGGAATATCGCATAAGTTGCGGAGATGAGGAGATGAAGAAGTATGAGGCAAATCGAGAGGGCTGCTCATCACTTCAGCTTAAACAACTGATTGAAGTGTGCGAGAGATGCATCCGGAGTAAGGTAATTGAGGAAGTGAAAGAAAATGGCTTCTTCTCACTTATTACTGATGATGTGGTGAAGATTTTGGAGGAGTGGTACCTCCCCGTGTTCCTGCGCTATGTGGAGGACTCAAACTACCAGCGTGAGAGGTTTGTGGGCTTTTTGCCTTTTGATGGCGATGCAGATGTTTTGGCGGAGAAACTACTGTCTGAAATGATCAATGAATGGGGGTTGAACATGGAGCAGTGTCGAGCCCAAGCCCACGCATGCTCCGGAACACACTTAACTAAAATCAAAGCATTTTCTGCCAAAGTAATTGAGAAGTATCCGTTGGTCATGCTCACAGTTCGACCCACTCAAGCCTTGAATATAACACTGGCCAATGCCATGGCTTTGTCAGGGGTTCAGATTGTCATGTCGACCCTGACCAAAATCGAGTCTTTCTTCAAACAATCTCCTTTACTGCGTCTGGAGTTGGAGCACGCTATATCAGTGATTTATCCGGACAAAGAGGAGAAGGTCAAAGAGCTGAAAGAGATTTGTTGCACCAGTTGGACTAGACGACACGATGTATTCGAGGTGACGCTGGAGCTTCTTGAGGCTTTGCTTCTTTGCGTGGACAGCGTGCATGACAACGAAGACTTGCGATGGAGCGATCAGATCACATATGACGCCTTGGAGATCTCAAAAGCTCTGGCTGACTATGAGTTCATTATGGCCTTGGTTGTGCTGAAAAACACCATGATACTTATAAGGGCATTCGGGAAGAATCTTGAAGGGGAAGCGACAGATGTCTATTTTGCTGCTGGCGGCGTAAAAGCCGTGTTGCACTCGCTAAAGGAAGTGTCCGACAATATTGACGTATACCACGAGTTCTGGACCGAAGAGGCGGTGAACCTCTCTGCCACCATGGAGATCCCAGTAGAACTTCCTCGGTCGCTCTTGAGAAAGCGTCCGTCCGACTTGGGAAGCCTTCAGCCAGAGAATTACTACAAGGAGCACCTTTCTCTTCCCGTGGTGAACCATATGCTCAAAGAAGTCGGCGAACTCTTCAGCGATGACCACATAAAAGCACTAAGATGCTTGTCACTGGTCCCTTTTGTAGTAGAACTCAACAAGGATGGCAATCCTGAAGAAAACATGTTAGTGTTTAAAAACGACATTCCGAACCCAGGTTCCCTCACCGCTGAGGTGCATTGTTGGTGGgttaaatggaataaaaaagGGAAAGGAGAAATCTTGCTCACCAGTCTGCAGGAAACGCTGCAGCAGGCTGACGTGAAGTTCTTCCCTAACATGCTCGCAGTCCTGAGACTACTGGGCGTCCTGCCTACTTTGGCCCTGGAAGTCAATTGTGATGTGGCGTACAAGCGCTTCAAGATGTACATGCAAAACACCCCTGACTCAGTGAAATCAAAGAGCTTAGCTCTTCTGAACATAAACAATGACGTTGGGTATGATTTGGATGCAATGGTTGAAGCCTATATAAAGACACACCCCGGCGGTGATGATGCTTCATAG